The Mauremys reevesii isolate NIE-2019 linkage group 13, ASM1616193v1, whole genome shotgun sequence genome contains a region encoding:
- the RBM12 gene encoding RNA-binding protein 12: protein MAVVIRLQGLPIVAGTMDIRHFFSGLTIPDGGVHIVGGELGEAFIVFATDEDARLGMMRTGGTIKGSKVTLLLSSKTEMQNMIELSRRRFETANLDMPPANASRSGPPPSSGMSGRVNLPTTAPNFNNPSPSVVTAATSVHESNKNIPTFSTASMGTAPPNLGATFGSPTFSSTIPSTASPMNTVPPPPIPPIPSMPSLPPMPSIPPIPVPPPVPTLPPVPPVPPIPPVPPVPPMTPMPPMSGMPPMNPPPIAPLPTGMNGSGTAMSMNSGLNPLFMGPMNPVNPIQMNSQSGVKPHSINPDDLYVSVHGMPFSATESDVKDFFHGLRVDAVHMLKDHLGRNNGNGLVKFFSPQDTFEALKRNRMLMIQRYVEVSPATERQWVSAGGHITFKQTMGPTGQTHPPQTLSRSKSPSGQKRSRSRSPHEQGFCVYLKGLPFESENKHVIDFFKKLDIVEDSIYIAYGPNGKAIGEGFVEFRNEADYKAALCHHKQYIGNRFIQVHPITKKGMLEKIDMIRKRLQNFSYDQREVMMNTEGETGPPKLCAHISNIPYNITKMEILQFLEGLSVEENSVQILVDNNGQGLGQALVQFKTEDDARKSERLHRKKLNGRDVILRVITLEEMREIERNPPSQGKKLLKMPMQGNAAMPGVQNAGGDERSFMGGNSKDANNGPPFNFPSNFSGSNTFGPPLPPPGMGGFGDSRPGMPSVGTSGLPGAGIDVPGFGSGPSNLSGPSGFGGGSQNFGNGPGNLGGPPSFGSGPPGIAGGLGHLSGPPGFGPGPGNLHISGPPGFGTGSGKPGPTVIKVQNMPFTVSVDEILDFFYGYQVIPGSVCLKYNEKGMPTGEAMVAFESRDEAMAAVVDLNDRPIGSRKVKLVLG from the coding sequence ATGGCTGTGGTCATCCGCTTGCAAGGTCTCCCGATTGTGGCGGGGACCATGGACATTCGCCACTTCTTCTCTGGATTGACCATTCCTGATGGGGGCGTGCATATTGTAGGGGGTGAACTGGGTGAGGCTTTCATCGTTTTTGCCACTGATGAAGATGCAAGGCTTGGTATGATGCGCACAGGTGGTACCATTAAAGGGTCAAAAGTAACGCTGTTGCTGAGCAGTAAAActgaaatgcaaaacatgataGAACTTAGTCGTAGGCGTTTTGAAACTGCCAATTTAGACATGCCACCAGCAAACGCTAGCAGGTCTGGACCACCGCCTAGTTCTGGAATGAGTGGTAGGGTAAACTTACCTACGACAGCACCTAATTTTAACAATCCTTCTCCTAGTGTAGTAACTGCAGCTACTTCTGTGCATGAAAGCAACAAAAACATACCCACATTCTCAACTGCCAGTATGGGAACGGCACCTCCAAATCTTGGAGCTACCTTTGGTAGCCCAACGTTTAGCTCAACTATACCTAGCACAGCATCCCCTATGAACACAGTACCACCCCCACCAATTCCTCCTATCCCATCTATGCCATCTTTGCCACCAATGCCTTCTATTCCCCCCATACCTGTCCCGCCTCCTGTACCTACGCTGCCCCCTGTTCCCCCTGTACCACCAATACCCCCTGTTCCTCCTGTACCACCAATGACACCTATGCCTCCTATGTCAGGAATGCCTCCTATGAATCCTCCACCTATAGCACCTTTGCCTACTGGAATGAATGGGTCTGGAACAGCAATGAGTATGAACAGTGGCTTGAATCCATTGTTTATGGGTCCTATGAATCCTGTAAATCCTATTCAGATGAATTCTCAAAGTGGTGTGAAACCCCATTCTATCAACCCAGATGACTTGTATGTCAGTGTTCATGGAATGCCCTTTTCTGCAACAGAATCTGATGTGAAAGACTTTTTCCATGGGCTCCGTGTGGATGCAGTACATATGCTGAAGGATCACTTAGGCCGAAATAATGGAAATGGACTAGTTAAGTTTTTCTCTCCTCAAGATACTTTTGAAGCACTGAAGCGAAACAGAATGCTGATGATTCAGCGCTATGTTGAAGTTAGTCCTGCAACAGAGAGACAGTGGGTGTCTGCTGGAGGCCATATAACTTTCAAGCAAACCATGGGTCCTACTGGACAAACCCATCCTCCGCAGACGCTTTCTAGGTCCAAATCTCCTAGTGGACAGAAAAGGTCACGGTCAAGATCTCCTCATGAGCAGGGTTTCTGTGTTTATTTGAAAGGTCTTCCCTTTGAATCAGAGAACAAACATGTGAtagatttctttaaaaagttaGATATTGTTGAAGACAGTATTTATATAGCTTATGGACCCAATGGGAAAGCAATTGGTGAAGGCTTTGTTGAGTTCAGGAATGAAGCTGACTACAAGGCAGCTTTGTGTCATCATAAACAGTACATAGGGAACCGTTTCATTCAAGTTCATCCCATAACCAAAAAGGGTATGTTAGAAAAGATAGACATGATTCGGAAAAGATTGCAGAACTTCAGCTATGATCAGAGAGAGGTCATGATGAATACTGAGGGAGAAACAGGCCCGCCAAAGTTGTGTGCACATATATCAAATATTCCATACAATATTACAAAAATGGAAATCCTTCAGTTTCTAGAGGGACTGTCAGTGGAAGAAAACTCTGTACAAATTCTTGTTGATAACAATGGGCAAGGTTTAGGACAAGCACTGGTTCAGTTCAAAACAGAAGATGATGCTCGTAAGTCAGAGCGCCTCCACCGTAAAAAGCTGAATGGAAGAGATGTTATTTTACGTGTAATCACCCTAGAAGAAATGAGAGAAATTGAGAGAAATCCACCATCCCAAGGGAAAAAGTTGCTGAAAATGCCAATGCAAGGGAATGCGGCAATGCCAGGAGTGCAAAATGCTGGTGGGGATGAGCGTTCCTTTATGGGTGGTAACTCAAAAGATGCAAATAATGGCCCTCCATTTAATTTTCCCAGTAATTTTAGTGGGTCTAACACATTTGGTCCCCCTCTTCCACCACCAGGAATGGGTGGCTTTGGTGATTCTAGACCAGGAATGCCTTCAGTTGGAACTAGTGGTTTACCTGGTGCTGGTATTGATGTCCCAGGTTTTGGGAGTGGTCCTAGTAATCTGAGTGGACCATCAGGTTTTGGAGGGGGATCTCAAAACTTTGGGAATGGGCCTGGTAATTTAGGTGGGCCTCCTAGCTTTGGTAGTGGCCCTCCTGGTATTGCAGGTGGTCTTGGACATTTAAGTGGACCTCCAGGGTTTGGACCTGGACCAGGAAACTTGCATATTAGCGGACCCCCTGGTTTTGGAACAGGTTCTGGAAAGCCAGGGCCAACTGTCATTAAAGTGCAAAACATGCCTTTTACGGTATCAGTGGATGAAATTTTGGATTTCTTTTATGGTTACCAAGTGATCCCAGGTTCCGTGTGCTTAAAATACAATGAAAAAGGTATGCCCACAGGAGAAGCAATGGTTGCATTTGAGTCTCGTGATGAAGCAATGGCAGCTGTTGTTGATCTAAATGACAGACCTATAGGTTCGAGAAAAGTCAAACTTGTTTTAGGGTAG